A DNA window from Setaria viridis chromosome 2, Setaria_viridis_v4.0, whole genome shotgun sequence contains the following coding sequences:
- the LOC117846042 gene encoding uncharacterized protein, with product MRVRSLFPCFTSESESPGSSHFPNNTGTGLETSIYTCLYCIKLHHNKLNSSAYIGHNIFPGQQPLLAISHTPMASQIESHRSSAEVVTGDAICRKKSVELLEELGLPKGLLPMEDIQEFGYNRTTGFMWLVQGKKKVEHTFKKIKQTVSYAAEVTAYAEKGKLRKITGVKTKELMLWLSVVEVYVPEASPDKVTFKTGTGLSDSFDAAAFALGE from the coding sequence ATGAGGGTCAGGAGTCTATTTCCTTGCTTTACCTCTGAATCAGAGTCACCAGGTTCCAGTCACTTTCCGAATAACACTGGAACAGGCCTTGAGACCTCTATATATACGTGCCTCTATTGCATCAAGCTTCATCACAACAAGTTGAACTCTTCTGCATATATAGGACACAATATATTCCCAGGTCAGCAACCTTTGCTAGCAATTAGCCATACTCCAATGGCATCCCAAATTGAGAGCCACCGCTCCAGTGCAGAGGTTGTCACTGGAGATGCCATCTGCAGGAAGAAGTCTGTCGAGCTGCTGGAAGAGCTCGGGCTTCCGAAGGGCCTCCTGCCAATGGAGGACATCCAGGAGTTTGGGTACAACCGCACCACGGGGTTCATGTGGCTGGTtcaagggaagaagaaggtcgaGCACACGTTCAAGAAGATCAAACAGACCGTGTCCTACGCGGCTGAGGTGACGGCATATGCTGAGAAGGGCAAGCTGCGGAAGATCACCGGCGTCAAGACCAAGGAGCTGATGCTCTGGCTTAGTGTTGTTGAGGTCTATGTTCCCGAGGCCTCGCCGGACAAGGTCACCTTCAAGACCGGCACTGGCCTCTCGGATAGCTTCGACGCTGCTGCCTTTGCGCTAGGGGAGTAA
- the LOC117846533 gene encoding uncharacterized protein, translating into MASLIETHRSGAEVVSGDAICRKKSVDLLEELGLPKGLLPMEDIQDFGYNRTTGFMWLVQRKKKVEHTFKKIKQTVSYAAEVTAFAEKGKLRKITGVKTKELMLWLSVVEVCVPEASPEKVTFKTGTGLSDSFDATAFALGQ; encoded by the coding sequence ATGGCGTCCCTAATAGAGACCCACCGCTCCGGCGCAGAGGTTGTTAGTGGAGATGCCATCTGCAGGAAGAAATCCGTCGACCTGCTGGAAGAGCTCGGCCTCCCCAAAGGTCTCCTGCCAATGGAGGACATCCAGGACTTTGGGTACAACCGCACCACGGGGTTCATGTGGCTGGtgcaaaggaagaagaaggtggagcaCACCTTCAAGAAGATCAAGCAGACCGTGTCCTATGCTGCCGAGGTGACAGCGTTCGCCGAGAAGGGCAAGCTGCGGAAGATCACCGGTGTCAAGACCAAGGAGCTGATGCTTTGGCTCAGTGTAGTTGAGGTCTGTGTTCCTGAGGCCTCGCCGGAGAAGGTCACCTTCAAGACTGGCACTGGCCTCTCCGACAGCTTTGACGCCACTGCCTTTGCACTCGGGCAGTAA